A genomic window from Rhodococcus sp. KBS0724 includes:
- a CDS encoding maltotransferase domain-containing protein, translating into MTGRLGIDDVVPAISGNYPAKAVVGEVFPVHATVWREGHDAVAATLTVRGPRGTKPLRIQMDPGSEPDTVDAVFVPSAEGLWTFRIEAWSDPVATWKHAVEAKLSVGQGPAELANDLEIGARLFEKAAQEQPRANRSKLEAVTASLRSTAPVTARVAPAFASDVAELLRAHPLRELITKGEPHTVLVDRHRALFGSWYEFFPRSTGGWDENGAPKHGTFKTASEDLPRIAAMGFDVVYLPPIHPIGEINRKGRNNTLTPEPDDVGSPWAIGSAEGGHDAVHPELGTLKDFKAFVSRARKLDLEVALDLALQCAPDHPWAAKHPEWFNVLPDGTIAYAENPPKKYQDIYPINFDIDPDGLDKEILRVVRHWINAGVKIFRVDNPHTKPPNFWEKLIAEVKKSDPDVLFLAEAFTRPARMYGLARRGFTQSYTYFTWRVAKWELTEFGNELAAKADEARPNLFVNTPDILHESLQHGGPGMFALRAALAATLAPTWGVYSGYELYEHQAVRPGSEEYLDSEKYELRPRRFAEATARGESLEPWITTLNRIRRAHPALQQLRNLHFHHIDNDAIIAYSKFDPITGDAVLTVVNLNPFAAEEGTVWLDMPALGREWQDHLSVLDEVSGEQYQWGQANFVRLEPWRSVAHILALPPVPYPARTSLAYRGGK; encoded by the coding sequence GTGACAGGACGCCTCGGTATCGACGACGTGGTACCCGCGATCTCGGGTAACTATCCAGCCAAGGCCGTAGTGGGTGAAGTGTTTCCCGTACATGCCACCGTGTGGCGAGAGGGCCACGACGCAGTTGCGGCCACCCTCACCGTGCGCGGACCCCGTGGAACCAAACCACTACGGATCCAGATGGACCCGGGCAGCGAACCGGACACCGTCGACGCCGTGTTCGTCCCGTCCGCCGAGGGACTCTGGACGTTTCGGATCGAGGCGTGGAGTGATCCCGTCGCGACCTGGAAGCACGCCGTCGAAGCCAAACTGTCCGTCGGGCAAGGTCCGGCCGAGCTGGCCAACGACCTCGAGATCGGCGCGCGGCTCTTCGAGAAAGCCGCCCAGGAACAGCCCCGCGCCAATCGCTCGAAGCTCGAGGCGGTGACGGCGTCGCTGCGCAGCACCGCACCTGTGACGGCCCGAGTCGCCCCAGCGTTTGCATCCGACGTCGCCGAGTTGCTTCGCGCGCATCCCCTACGCGAACTCATCACCAAGGGCGAACCGCACACCGTACTGGTCGACCGCCACCGAGCACTGTTCGGATCGTGGTACGAATTCTTCCCCCGCTCCACCGGCGGCTGGGACGAGAACGGGGCGCCCAAGCACGGCACCTTCAAGACCGCGTCGGAGGATCTACCGCGCATTGCCGCAATGGGTTTCGACGTTGTCTACCTCCCGCCGATCCACCCGATCGGTGAGATCAATCGCAAGGGCCGCAACAACACACTCACTCCCGAACCCGACGATGTCGGATCTCCGTGGGCCATCGGATCTGCCGAAGGTGGACACGACGCGGTCCATCCGGAACTCGGAACGCTCAAGGACTTCAAGGCGTTTGTATCGCGGGCACGCAAACTCGACCTCGAGGTGGCACTCGACCTCGCGCTCCAGTGCGCACCCGATCATCCGTGGGCGGCAAAGCATCCCGAGTGGTTCAACGTTCTGCCCGACGGCACCATCGCATACGCGGAGAACCCGCCGAAGAAGTACCAGGACATCTATCCGATCAACTTCGACATCGACCCAGACGGGTTGGACAAGGAAATCCTCCGCGTCGTTCGCCACTGGATCAACGCGGGCGTCAAGATCTTTCGGGTCGACAACCCCCACACCAAGCCGCCCAACTTCTGGGAAAAGCTGATCGCCGAAGTCAAGAAATCCGATCCGGACGTGCTCTTCCTGGCCGAGGCGTTCACCCGGCCGGCCCGCATGTATGGCCTCGCCCGACGCGGCTTCACGCAGTCGTACACGTACTTCACCTGGCGCGTCGCCAAGTGGGAACTGACGGAATTCGGCAACGAACTCGCGGCAAAAGCCGACGAGGCGCGCCCCAATCTCTTCGTGAACACCCCGGACATCCTGCACGAGTCCCTGCAGCACGGCGGCCCCGGAATGTTCGCGCTGCGAGCAGCTCTCGCCGCCACACTGGCACCGACGTGGGGCGTCTACTCGGGGTACGAACTCTACGAGCACCAGGCTGTGCGTCCCGGCAGCGAAGAGTATCTGGACTCGGAGAAGTACGAACTACGTCCGCGGCGGTTCGCGGAAGCAACTGCCAGGGGCGAATCCCTCGAACCCTGGATCACCACGCTCAACCGAATCCGCCGCGCACACCCCGCCCTGCAACAACTCCGCAACCTGCACTTCCACCACATCGACAACGACGCGATCATCGCCTACTCGAAGTTCGATCCGATCACCGGCGATGCCGTACTCACCGTCGTCAACCTCAATCCGTTTGCCGCGGAAGAGGGAACGGTCTGGCTGGACATGCCGGCGCTCGGTCGCGAATGGCAAGACCACCTGAGCGTGCTCGACGAAGTAAGCGGCGAGCAATACCAGTGGGGCCAAGCAAATTTCGTTCGACTAGAGCCGTGGCGGTCCGTCGCCCACATTCTTGCGCTACCGCCAGTTCCCTACCCCGCCAGAACTTCCCTGGCATACCGCGGAGGTAAATGA
- the glgP gene encoding alpha-glucan family phosphorylase: protein MKALRRFTVRAHLPERLAALGPLSTNLRWSWHPETQDLFSRLDPELWQAVQFDPVRMLGEVDPSRLDELSSDEAFLADLDTAAADLAGYLSTPRWYQSQQAKGVSLAGGIAYFSMEFGVSEVLPNYSGGLGILAGDHLKAASDLGLPLIGVGLLYRSGYFRQSLTADGWQAEHYPPHDPQGLPLRLLTDAGPSSDDGSPVVIHVAMPGGRVLRSRVWIAQVGRVPLLLLDSDIAENDADLRGVTDRLYGGDQDHRIKQEILAGIGGVRAVRAYTAAYGLPDPEVFHMNEGHAGFLGIERIRELVTTKDLDFDSALAAVRAGTVFTTHTPVPAGIDRFPADLVRHYFGGSNGENESTLLPGLTVDRIVGMGRESDPSIFNMAHMGLRLGQRANGVSKLHGIVSRDMFNGLWPGFDADEVPIGSVTNGVHAPTWAAPEWMNVARRIVGQDQLEEARGWERLHELSATELWETRNALRGKLVDEVRRRVKASWLERGATEAELGWTAGVFDPNVLTVGFARRVPTYKRLTLMLRDPDRLRAMLLDEKRPVQLVVAGKSHPADDGGKALIQQVVRFADEADVRHRIVFLPDYDMSMARYLYWGCDVWLNNPLRPLEACGTSGMKSALNGGLNLSIRDGWWDEMYDGENGWAIPTADGVLDDVRRDDLEASALYELLEHAVLPTFYDRDAADLPTRWVEKVRHTLEHLGPKVLASRMVRDYAVQYYAPSAESARAVVADSYAGAREVAEFRRRIESQWPSVSVVQVDGSGLPDTPEIGATLSLKAQIRLGDLSVPDVEVQAVIGRVTPGEELTDVVTFPMTHFGSEDGVEVFEAEVALPVSGSVGYTVRVLPHHRLLVNASELGLVTTPLA, encoded by the coding sequence GTGAAAGCCTTGCGTCGGTTCACTGTCCGAGCCCACCTTCCGGAGCGCCTTGCAGCGCTCGGCCCTTTGTCCACCAACTTGCGTTGGTCCTGGCACCCCGAGACTCAGGATCTGTTCTCGCGCCTGGACCCCGAACTCTGGCAAGCAGTTCAGTTCGATCCGGTTCGAATGCTCGGTGAGGTCGACCCGTCGCGCTTGGACGAATTGAGCAGCGACGAGGCGTTCCTCGCTGACCTCGACACGGCAGCAGCCGATCTCGCGGGCTATCTGAGCACCCCGCGCTGGTACCAGTCGCAGCAGGCGAAGGGGGTGTCGCTGGCTGGTGGAATTGCGTACTTCTCCATGGAATTCGGAGTCAGCGAAGTCCTGCCGAACTACTCGGGTGGCCTGGGAATTCTGGCCGGTGACCATCTCAAGGCCGCGTCGGATCTGGGACTGCCGTTGATCGGCGTCGGACTGCTCTACCGGTCCGGGTATTTCCGCCAGTCTCTGACAGCCGACGGGTGGCAAGCCGAGCACTACCCGCCCCACGATCCGCAGGGGTTGCCTCTGCGTTTGCTGACGGACGCCGGGCCGTCGTCCGACGACGGATCGCCGGTAGTCATCCACGTTGCGATGCCAGGAGGACGAGTCCTTCGCTCGCGGGTGTGGATCGCGCAGGTCGGCCGGGTGCCGCTGCTTCTTCTCGATTCGGACATTGCTGAGAACGACGCGGACCTGAGGGGCGTCACCGATCGCCTGTACGGCGGCGATCAGGATCATCGCATCAAGCAGGAGATCCTCGCCGGTATCGGCGGCGTCCGCGCGGTGCGGGCCTACACCGCGGCGTACGGATTGCCCGATCCCGAGGTGTTCCACATGAACGAGGGCCACGCCGGTTTCCTCGGCATCGAACGGATTCGGGAACTTGTCACCACCAAAGACCTCGACTTCGATTCGGCACTGGCTGCCGTCCGCGCCGGAACCGTCTTCACGACGCACACCCCGGTGCCCGCCGGAATCGACCGCTTCCCGGCTGATCTGGTTCGTCACTACTTCGGCGGTTCCAACGGCGAGAACGAATCGACGCTTCTTCCCGGACTGACTGTCGATCGCATTGTCGGGATGGGCCGCGAGTCCGACCCGTCGATCTTCAACATGGCGCACATGGGCCTTCGGCTCGGCCAGCGTGCCAACGGTGTGTCGAAGCTGCACGGCATTGTCAGTCGCGACATGTTCAACGGCCTCTGGCCGGGGTTCGACGCCGACGAGGTGCCGATCGGCTCGGTCACCAACGGTGTCCACGCCCCCACCTGGGCAGCACCGGAATGGATGAATGTCGCCCGCCGGATCGTCGGCCAGGATCAGCTAGAGGAAGCGCGCGGCTGGGAGCGCCTGCACGAGTTGTCCGCCACCGAACTCTGGGAAACACGCAATGCGTTGCGCGGCAAGCTCGTCGACGAGGTGCGTCGACGGGTGAAGGCGTCGTGGCTCGAGCGCGGCGCCACCGAAGCCGAACTGGGTTGGACTGCGGGAGTTTTCGACCCCAATGTATTGACTGTCGGTTTTGCGCGGCGGGTTCCGACGTACAAGCGACTGACACTGATGCTGCGCGACCCCGATCGACTGCGCGCGATGCTGCTCGACGAGAAGCGTCCGGTGCAGTTGGTGGTGGCCGGTAAGTCCCATCCCGCCGACGACGGCGGTAAGGCGCTCATCCAGCAGGTCGTGCGATTCGCCGACGAGGCGGACGTGCGTCACCGCATCGTCTTCCTGCCGGATTACGACATGTCGATGGCCCGGTACCTGTACTGGGGTTGCGATGTGTGGCTGAACAATCCGCTGCGACCGCTCGAGGCGTGCGGAACCTCCGGAATGAAGTCGGCTCTCAACGGCGGACTCAACCTGTCCATCCGCGACGGATGGTGGGACGAGATGTACGACGGCGAGAACGGGTGGGCCATCCCGACGGCCGACGGTGTTCTCGACGACGTTCGTCGTGACGATCTCGAAGCGAGCGCGCTCTACGAATTGCTCGAGCATGCGGTGCTGCCCACGTTCTACGACCGCGACGCTGCCGATCTGCCGACGCGGTGGGTCGAGAAGGTTCGCCACACTCTCGAGCATCTCGGTCCGAAGGTGTTGGCGTCACGCATGGTTCGTGACTACGCGGTGCAGTACTACGCTCCCTCGGCAGAATCTGCTCGCGCGGTGGTAGCCGACAGTTACGCCGGCGCGCGTGAGGTTGCAGAGTTCCGTCGACGCATCGAATCGCAGTGGCCGTCCGTGAGCGTCGTGCAGGTAGACGGTTCCGGGTTGCCGGACACCCCGGAAATCGGTGCGACTCTCTCGCTGAAGGCGCAGATTCGTCTCGGGGATCTGTCGGTGCCGGACGTCGAGGTGCAGGCCGTCATCGGACGCGTCACTCCCGGTGAGGAACTGACCGATGTCGTCACTTTCCCGATGACGCATTTCGGTTCGGAGGACGGCGTCGAGGTCTTCGAAGCTGAAGTGGCGCTACCGGTTTCGGGATCGGTCGGCTACACGGTTCGAGTTCTCCCGCATCACCGTCTGCTGGTGAATGCCTCAGAACTGGGATTGGTGACCACACCCCTCGCGTAA
- a CDS encoding ATP-dependent DNA helicase has product MADELPNVPELLRTAVQALGGAERTSQLTMASAVAHSIDTGEHLAVQAGTGTGKSLAYLVPSLRHAVESGRTVVVSTATIALQRQLVDRDLPRLADALKKPLGRRAEFAILKGRNNYLCMNKIHTGASEQPPEDELFDPFTVSRLGREVVRLTEWSSDTDTGDRDELVPGVSDQAWRQVSVTSRECLGKNQCPVGEDCFAERARVEASKADVVVTNHALLAIDAITGIQILPEHDVVVIDEAHELVDRVTGVATDELTAAAISAAARRCGKIVEEQDADRLEAAGEGWAGLLEELRPGRWDGLPDGAAPALAAIRDAAWALRTAIGPAKSGMTAADPEAAAARNAALSSVEDIHDSAVRVLTAFDEPDPAQRKDVVWLSSDEFRGSVRRSVRMAPLSVGGLLRSRLFAESTVVLTSATLTVGGSFDGLAINWGLPAQSSVRPDSGTAIGSEAPSDANAFRWNSVDVGSPFDHAKAGIIYIARHLPTPGRDGLSPVYLDEIAELVEAAGGRTLGLFSSMRAAKAASEAMRDRLDTPILCQGDDATGTLVKAFAKDEATSLFGTLSLWQGVDVPGPSLSLVILDRIPFPRPDDPLLMARQQAIEAHGGNGFLSVSANHAALLLAQGVGRLLRSVDDKGVVAVLDPRLATARYAGYLRASLPPFWETTKPEVVRKALTRIRDSRP; this is encoded by the coding sequence GTGGCCGATGAACTTCCGAATGTCCCCGAACTGCTTCGCACGGCGGTGCAGGCGCTGGGCGGTGCCGAGCGGACCAGCCAGCTCACGATGGCGTCGGCGGTAGCGCATTCGATAGATACCGGCGAGCATCTTGCCGTCCAGGCCGGCACCGGTACGGGTAAGTCGCTGGCCTACCTGGTGCCGAGCTTGCGTCATGCTGTCGAGTCCGGTCGCACCGTCGTCGTGTCGACGGCCACCATCGCGCTGCAGAGGCAGTTGGTCGATCGCGACCTGCCCCGCCTGGCCGATGCACTGAAGAAGCCACTCGGACGCCGTGCAGAATTCGCAATCCTCAAGGGCCGCAACAACTACCTGTGCATGAACAAGATTCATACCGGTGCCTCCGAGCAGCCGCCGGAGGATGAACTGTTCGATCCGTTCACGGTCTCGCGCTTGGGCCGCGAAGTGGTGCGATTGACCGAGTGGTCGTCGGACACCGACACCGGCGACCGCGACGAACTGGTGCCAGGTGTGTCCGATCAGGCGTGGCGGCAGGTCAGTGTGACGTCGCGCGAGTGCCTCGGGAAGAACCAGTGCCCGGTCGGTGAGGACTGCTTTGCCGAACGCGCCCGCGTCGAGGCCTCGAAGGCGGACGTCGTGGTCACCAACCACGCCCTGCTCGCGATCGATGCCATCACGGGAATCCAGATCCTGCCCGAGCACGACGTCGTGGTCATCGACGAAGCCCACGAACTGGTCGACCGCGTCACCGGGGTCGCGACGGACGAACTCACGGCGGCCGCCATCAGCGCGGCGGCCCGTCGCTGCGGCAAGATCGTCGAAGAACAGGACGCCGATCGTCTCGAAGCCGCAGGCGAAGGTTGGGCCGGGCTCCTCGAAGAACTTCGCCCCGGACGCTGGGACGGGCTCCCGGACGGCGCAGCCCCCGCGCTCGCAGCCATCCGCGATGCCGCGTGGGCCTTGCGCACGGCTATCGGCCCGGCCAAGTCCGGCATGACGGCAGCTGATCCCGAAGCCGCAGCAGCCCGCAACGCGGCACTCTCCTCGGTAGAAGACATTCACGACAGCGCCGTACGAGTGCTCACCGCTTTCGACGAACCAGATCCCGCCCAGCGTAAAGACGTCGTCTGGCTCTCCTCCGACGAGTTCCGTGGGTCGGTCCGCCGTTCCGTCCGGATGGCACCGCTGTCCGTCGGCGGTCTGCTGCGCTCACGCCTGTTCGCGGAATCGACAGTCGTGCTGACTTCCGCAACCCTCACCGTCGGCGGTTCCTTCGACGGTCTGGCGATCAACTGGGGACTGCCGGCGCAGTCGTCGGTGCGCCCCGATTCCGGCACTGCGATCGGAAGCGAAGCGCCCTCCGATGCCAACGCATTCCGTTGGAACTCGGTCGACGTCGGATCACCGTTCGACCATGCCAAAGCCGGAATCATCTACATCGCCCGCCACCTCCCGACACCGGGCCGCGACGGCTTGTCCCCGGTCTACCTCGACGAAATCGCCGAACTCGTCGAAGCGGCCGGTGGGCGCACCCTCGGGCTGTTCTCGTCGATGCGCGCGGCCAAAGCCGCATCCGAAGCCATGCGTGATCGCCTCGACACCCCGATCCTGTGCCAAGGCGACGACGCCACCGGTACCCTCGTCAAAGCTTTTGCCAAGGACGAAGCCACATCACTGTTCGGGACACTGTCCCTCTGGCAGGGCGTCGACGTTCCCGGTCCGTCGCTGTCACTGGTTATCCTGGACCGCATTCCGTTTCCGCGGCCGGACGATCCGCTGCTGATGGCTCGCCAACAGGCCATCGAGGCACACGGCGGAAACGGTTTCCTCAGCGTCTCGGCTAACCACGCTGCGCTGCTCCTCGCCCAAGGCGTGGGCAGACTACTGCGCAGCGTCGACGACAAAGGTGTTGTGGCCGTCCTGGATCCACGCCTCGCAACGGCTCGGTATGCCGGATACCTGCGGGCGTCGTTGCCACCGTTCTGGGAGACGACCAAGCCTGAGGTCGTCCGCAAGGCACTGACCCGTATCCGCGATTCGCGGCCCTGA
- a CDS encoding isochorismatase family protein, with the protein MTARALIVVDVQNDFCEGGALAVDGGAAVAAAINTFVDSHEYDAVAATRDFHIDPGAHFSENPDYVDTWPVHCVVGTSGADFHPAFDATIAGSAVFSKGAYSAAYSGFEGFSEDGTTLEQWLRAHGITEVDVIGIATDHCVKATALDAVRAGFATTVLLPLTAGVATATIEAALTQMREHGVQLSGRDEHAPSSGVDISDVGIH; encoded by the coding sequence ATGACTGCACGGGCATTGATCGTGGTGGACGTCCAGAACGATTTCTGTGAAGGCGGCGCCCTCGCCGTCGACGGCGGCGCTGCCGTAGCTGCCGCAATCAACACCTTCGTCGATTCCCACGAGTACGACGCCGTCGCAGCCACCCGCGATTTCCACATCGATCCGGGCGCTCACTTCTCCGAGAACCCTGATTACGTCGACACCTGGCCGGTGCACTGTGTGGTGGGAACCTCCGGCGCCGACTTCCACCCGGCATTCGATGCAACGATCGCCGGTTCTGCCGTGTTTTCCAAAGGTGCGTACAGCGCCGCGTACTCCGGGTTCGAAGGGTTTTCCGAGGACGGCACAACTCTCGAGCAGTGGTTGCGCGCTCACGGCATCACCGAGGTCGACGTCATCGGCATCGCCACCGATCACTGTGTGAAGGCCACAGCACTCGACGCTGTCCGTGCCGGCTTTGCCACCACCGTCCTCCTTCCCCTCACCGCAGGTGTGGCAACCGCCACGATCGAAGCGGCTTTGACGCAGATGCGCGAGCACGGAGTGCAGCTCAGCGGCCGTGACGAGCATGCGCCTTCGAGTGGCGTCGATATTTCTGACGTAGGTATCCACTAA